The Exiguobacterium mexicanum genome includes a window with the following:
- a CDS encoding GTP-binding protein — protein sequence MRRIPITVLSGYLGSGKTTLLNHILNNRTGKKYAVIVNDMSELNIDERLIEQGGFSRTDEKLVELSNGCICCTLREDLLEAVAELANDRDLDGIIIESSGISEPIPVAQTFTYADDALGIDLTSRVYIDAMVTVVDAFRFLKDFKSGESLHERKQAIEATDVREVVDLLVDQVEFADIIVLNKADRVTETELGEMTGLFKALNPTAKLLTSVHANVELTELLDVNLFDFEQAMHAAGWIQELETDVHTPETEEYDISSFVYRRRRPFHPERLHAWIEAFPEEIVRAKGFLWIASRNDLACLFSQAGYASTLEHAGRWLATLPEDERRHMFAAEPELAADYVEPYGDRQTELVLIGQRMDRAIIEQELDHCLLTDEEMALDWSTLRDTLPGNEVVTFS from the coding sequence ATGAGACGAATCCCGATCACCGTGCTGTCCGGTTATTTAGGAAGCGGTAAGACGACACTATTGAACCACATATTGAACAATCGGACGGGCAAGAAATACGCCGTCATCGTCAACGACATGAGCGAGTTGAATATCGATGAGCGATTGATTGAACAGGGCGGTTTTTCAAGGACGGACGAAAAGTTGGTCGAACTATCGAACGGCTGCATCTGTTGCACGCTCCGTGAGGACCTGCTCGAGGCGGTAGCAGAGCTTGCGAACGACCGGGACCTCGACGGAATCATCATCGAGTCGTCCGGTATCTCAGAGCCGATCCCGGTCGCCCAAACGTTTACATATGCCGATGACGCCCTCGGCATCGATTTGACGAGCCGAGTCTATATCGATGCGATGGTGACCGTCGTCGATGCGTTTCGGTTCTTAAAAGATTTCAAATCGGGCGAGTCGCTCCATGAACGCAAGCAGGCGATTGAGGCGACGGACGTCCGCGAAGTCGTCGACCTGCTCGTCGACCAAGTCGAATTCGCCGATATCATCGTCTTGAACAAGGCGGATCGCGTGACCGAGACCGAACTCGGCGAGATGACCGGACTGTTTAAGGCGCTCAACCCAACCGCGAAGCTGTTGACGTCTGTCCATGCGAACGTGGAATTGACCGAGCTGTTGGATGTCAATTTGTTCGATTTCGAACAGGCGATGCATGCGGCCGGGTGGATTCAAGAACTTGAGACAGATGTGCACACGCCGGAGACGGAAGAATACGACATCAGTTCATTCGTCTATCGTCGGCGTCGGCCGTTCCACCCGGAGCGTCTCCATGCCTGGATCGAGGCGTTTCCGGAAGAAATCGTCCGCGCGAAAGGGTTCTTATGGATTGCTTCCCGGAACGACCTCGCCTGTCTGTTTTCACAAGCGGGCTACGCCTCGACGCTCGAACATGCCGGGCGCTGGCTCGCGACGCTTCCGGAAGATGAGCGTCGTCACATGTTCGCGGCCGAACCGGAACTCGCCGCCGACTATGTCGAACCGTACGGTGACCGACAGACGGAGCTCGTCTTGATCGGGCAGCGGATGGATCGAGCCATCATCGAACAAGAGCTCGATCACTGTCTGCTGACAGATGAGGAGATGGCGCTGGATTGGTCGACGCTCCGGGACACACTTCCGGGGAACGAGGTCGTCACGTTCTCATAA
- a CDS encoding YkoF family thiamine/hydroxymethylpyrimidine-binding protein: MNKQCGTSPIVGFRFTLSPMTTDFVSIIKGALKETDLQYVWRHTDDVSTVIRGRSEHVFDVAKAVLSHATKTGEHVSMSGTFSVGCPGDTAGDEVLVVSSEPLNGPVGPQYVSSQFALYPLGDDDYMDIIYEEIAFAKERGVFNDSMHYASGIHGDIEPVFAFYEATFDRVRQKTSHVVMTVTFSVNSPSHEGRMDA; this comes from the coding sequence ATGAACAAACAATGTGGAACGAGCCCGATCGTCGGGTTCCGCTTTACACTGAGCCCGATGACGACTGATTTCGTGAGCATCATCAAAGGGGCGTTGAAGGAGACGGATTTACAATACGTCTGGCGACATACCGATGACGTGTCGACGGTCATCCGTGGACGAAGTGAGCATGTATTCGATGTGGCTAAGGCCGTGCTGTCACACGCGACAAAGACAGGGGAACATGTGTCGATGAGCGGGACGTTCTCGGTCGGGTGTCCAGGGGATACGGCCGGAGATGAAGTGCTCGTTGTGTCGAGCGAACCGCTTAATGGTCCCGTCGGTCCGCAATATGTCTCCTCACAGTTCGCGCTCTATCCGCTCGGTGATGACGACTATATGGACATCATCTACGAAGAAATCGCTTTTGCGAAAGAGCGAGGTGTCTTCAATGACTCGATGCATTACGCCTCAGGTATACATGGGGACATCGAGCCGGTGTTCGCTTTCTATGAGGCGACGTTTGATCGCGTCCGACAGAAGACAAGCCACGTCGTCATGACGGTGACGTTCAGCGTGAACAGTCCGTCACACGAGGGACGTATGGATGCTTAA
- a CDS encoding ECF transporter S component, giving the protein MLKSWKLKEIVLLSILSVVFAVVYLAFVHAGNLWAGLIGPIAYEWIFGIWFIVSIIAAYIIRKPGAAFLSEVLAATIEMMIGNAIGPRIILVGIVQGIGAEAAFALTGYKRYDLWVLMLAGFSAAVTSFAYTYVMGGLNALSPTYVATMFALRATSGMLIAGLGGKILSDLLLRAGALDGYALARQDRMHG; this is encoded by the coding sequence ATGCTTAAATCGTGGAAGTTAAAAGAGATCGTCTTGTTGTCGATTTTATCGGTCGTGTTCGCGGTGGTCTATTTGGCGTTCGTCCATGCTGGGAACTTGTGGGCCGGTCTGATTGGACCAATCGCCTACGAATGGATTTTTGGGATATGGTTCATCGTCTCGATTATCGCAGCTTATATCATTCGCAAGCCTGGGGCTGCATTCTTGTCCGAAGTGCTTGCGGCGACGATTGAGATGATGATTGGCAACGCCATCGGACCGCGCATCATTTTAGTCGGGATCGTTCAAGGGATCGGCGCCGAAGCGGCGTTCGCTTTGACGGGTTATAAACGCTATGATCTTTGGGTGCTCATGCTCGCCGGATTCAGTGCTGCTGTGACAAGTTTCGCATATACGTACGTCATGGGAGGGCTCAATGCCCTCAGTCCGACATATGTGGCTACGATGTTCGCTTTACGCGCAACGAGCGGGATGTTGATTGCTGGTCTGGGCGGTAAGATTTTGAGCGACTTGTTGCTTCGGGCGGGCGCGCTTGATGGGTATGCTCTCGCGCGACAGGACCGTATGCATGGTTGA
- a CDS encoding ABC transporter ATP-binding protein — protein MVEAEHLTFRYPNKKCDVLTDITLRLTKGRTVITGASGSGKSTLLALMNRLYPDNCDGIVTGRLHLFDRSYDTYEAGEVNRRVGTVFQDPDSQFVMQTVEEELIFTLENFAVARYEMMARVTTMLEALHLTDYRHRTIHDLSGGEKQQIAVACALIGRPEWLLLDEPLAHLDPETAHHFVRWLDGVAQTVNVVVIEHRPYIWGDFFDRQIKLVSGRIDYDGPFIVRPDYAFSPIKVERGKEMLFHIPDLKRKTFQLAASELKVTEGDLIAVLGRNGSGKSTWLRSLARKHREVGLVPQSPAHLFVTNDVTRELAYGHNRPIEDVLTRLGLESVRDHHPLSLSHGQKRRLAIGVMMLSNKQLIAFDEPTAGQDEVSLRALYDLMVERTRSGQTILFVTHDLSFARIANTYYLMCDGDLSGPYDASLWDEKELLRTYGLLMEESR, from the coding sequence ATGGTTGAGGCAGAACATCTGACATTTCGTTATCCGAACAAGAAATGCGATGTCTTGACGGATATCACACTACGTCTAACAAAAGGGAGAACGGTCATTACAGGGGCAAGTGGTTCGGGAAAATCAACATTGCTCGCTTTGATGAATCGTCTCTATCCGGACAATTGTGATGGCATCGTGACGGGCAGATTGCACTTGTTCGATCGCTCTTATGATACGTATGAAGCTGGCGAAGTGAACCGGCGCGTCGGAACGGTCTTTCAGGACCCGGACAGTCAGTTCGTCATGCAGACGGTCGAAGAAGAATTGATTTTCACGCTCGAAAACTTTGCCGTCGCGAGATACGAGATGATGGCCCGTGTCACCACAATGTTAGAGGCGTTGCATTTGACCGATTATCGTCACCGTACCATTCATGACCTATCGGGGGGTGAGAAGCAGCAAATTGCCGTCGCTTGTGCCTTGATTGGCCGTCCCGAGTGGCTCCTCCTCGATGAGCCGCTCGCTCACCTCGATCCTGAGACCGCCCATCATTTCGTTCGTTGGCTCGACGGCGTCGCACAGACCGTAAACGTTGTCGTCATCGAGCATCGGCCATACATATGGGGTGATTTTTTTGACCGACAAATAAAGCTCGTGAGTGGGCGCATCGACTATGATGGACCGTTCATCGTCCGACCAGATTATGCGTTCTCTCCAATTAAAGTTGAACGAGGAAAGGAAATGTTATTTCACATACCGGATTTAAAACGAAAAACATTTCAATTAGCAGCGAGCGAGTTAAAGGTCACTGAGGGTGATCTCATTGCGGTGCTCGGTCGAAATGGTAGCGGAAAGTCGACATGGCTGCGAAGCCTAGCCCGGAAACATCGTGAAGTCGGCCTCGTCCCGCAATCACCGGCGCATCTATTCGTTACGAATGATGTGACCCGAGAACTCGCATATGGCCATAATCGCCCGATTGAGGACGTCTTAACGCGGCTCGGGCTCGAATCAGTGCGTGACCACCATCCACTCTCCCTTAGTCACGGTCAAAAACGAAGGCTCGCCATCGGAGTGATGATGCTGTCTAATAAACAACTGATTGCGTTTGATGAACCGACTGCCGGACAAGACGAGGTATCGCTTCGTGCGCTCTATGACTTAATGGTCGAACGAACACGATCCGGCCAGACGATTTTGTTTGTGACGCACGACCTCAGCTTCGCGCGGATTGCGAACACATATTATTTGATGTGTGACGGCGACTTGAGTGGGCCATATGACGCTTCACTCTGGGATGAAAAAGAATTACTACGCACCTACGGCTTATTGATGGAGGAATCGCGATGA
- a CDS encoding energy-coupling factor transporter transmembrane component T family protein — protein MTFHEMNPTIKFLTVACLMFGLAFMYNPWTPLAVFLGTVTLQTLFSAVSWRRWGLFMIPFLLTALGTLWTTLVFGKQSSGDVVFKLFGNDVTDENVMLAATLSLRVLAFTALSLLFTLTTDPKRFVYSLMQQGKLSPKIAYSVFVGFRFFPILKKELMQLYETHALRGVRLETRLDHIRHVPKLIVPLLAGSIRQAERIAFSMEARGFTGEPRATYEVVPVTRNDFLLASLLLLLFGVSVWIGI, from the coding sequence ATGACATTTCATGAGATGAACCCGACGATTAAATTTCTGACCGTGGCATGTCTCATGTTCGGTCTCGCCTTCATGTATAACCCTTGGACTCCGCTTGCTGTTTTTCTCGGTACAGTTACACTTCAAACGCTATTCTCTGCTGTGAGCTGGAGAAGATGGGGGTTGTTCATGATCCCATTTTTATTGACCGCGCTCGGGACATTGTGGACGACGCTCGTCTTTGGAAAGCAATCAAGCGGAGATGTCGTGTTCAAGCTGTTCGGCAACGACGTCACCGACGAGAATGTGATGCTAGCAGCGACGCTCTCCTTACGTGTGTTGGCATTCACAGCCTTGTCGCTTCTGTTCACGCTGACGACGGACCCGAAACGGTTCGTCTACAGTTTGATGCAACAAGGAAAGCTGTCACCAAAAATCGCATATAGTGTCTTCGTCGGTTTTCGTTTCTTTCCGATTCTAAAAAAAGAACTGATGCAACTATATGAAACGCATGCGCTACGAGGCGTACGTTTGGAGACGAGACTCGATCACATCCGCCACGTCCCCAAATTAATCGTTCCGCTTCTTGCTGGATCGATCCGCCAAGCGGAACGAATCGCGTTCTCGATGGAAGCACGTGGGTTTACGGGGGAACCTCGAGCGACGTACGAGGTTGTGCCCGTCACCAGGAACGACTTTCTGTTGGCGTCGCTTTTGCTCCTATTGTTTGGAGTGAGCGTATGGATTGGCATATAA
- a CDS encoding DUF1643 domain-containing protein has translation MNTHIEEVTIRVKSVFNEDKTKRYLRSYEFTDVVDGVICAVIIYSPRMSDAFLSGTTTQRAYMLMRNHLDQPIREMRVISLVPTLAINDNLPYVESQLDEVNFHYVEETLDEVEASGGMIIVGWGSPGRLMHHATPYKALFADHEAHMFCIGTTSKGEPQQIRMANENTVLEAFNNESIKPKFRIVKETKQDDSE, from the coding sequence ATGAACACCCATATCGAGGAAGTGACGATTCGTGTCAAGTCGGTCTTCAATGAGGACAAGACGAAGCGCTACTTGCGTTCGTACGAATTCACAGATGTCGTCGACGGCGTCATCTGTGCCGTCATCATCTACTCGCCCCGGATGAGCGATGCTTTCTTGTCCGGTACGACAACGCAGCGGGCGTATATGCTCATGCGGAACCATCTCGATCAACCGATCCGTGAGATGCGCGTCATCAGCCTCGTCCCGACACTCGCCATCAATGACAATCTGCCGTACGTCGAATCGCAACTCGACGAAGTCAACTTTCATTACGTCGAGGAAACGCTCGACGAGGTCGAGGCGAGCGGAGGTATGATTATCGTCGGCTGGGGCTCTCCGGGACGCTTGATGCATCATGCCACCCCGTATAAGGCGCTCTTTGCCGATCATGAGGCGCATATGTTCTGTATCGGCACGACTTCCAAAGGCGAGCCGCAACAGATTCGTATGGCCAACGAGAACACCGTGCTCGAGGCGTTCAATAACGAATCGATCAAACCGAAATTTAGAATCGTAAAAGAGACGAAACAAGACGACTCCGAGTGA
- a CDS encoding lytic transglycosylase domain-containing protein produces MKRLILRLTGLMLVIVLCLGAIGWFGQHDKVNNALYRAYYGDHGVPSVHRDVYEDAAATYDVDWRLLAAVHRVETIFSHSSSMRSSVGAIGPFQFMPRTWLGWQYDTDDQKGDVPEDEVDLTDLALIEQYGGLGRDGNNDGKADPHSLVDSAHTAAYYLSEHGGTKADTTDSIRNAIFEYNRSEQYVNDVMSFYESYQTDVSYLPDDKASATQSVARYTIRYLEWFAGWV; encoded by the coding sequence TTGAAACGATTGATTTTGCGACTGACCGGTCTCATGCTTGTGATCGTGCTGTGCCTCGGCGCAATCGGCTGGTTTGGTCAACATGATAAAGTGAACAACGCCCTGTACCGGGCCTATTACGGGGACCATGGCGTCCCGTCCGTCCATCGCGATGTGTATGAGGATGCCGCGGCCACGTATGACGTCGATTGGCGCTTACTTGCCGCCGTCCATCGCGTCGAGACGATTTTCTCCCACAGTTCATCGATGCGTTCATCGGTCGGGGCGATCGGACCGTTCCAATTCATGCCGCGGACGTGGCTCGGTTGGCAATATGACACGGACGATCAAAAAGGCGATGTCCCTGAGGACGAAGTCGATTTGACGGATCTCGCGCTCATCGAACAGTACGGCGGTCTCGGACGCGATGGCAACAATGATGGCAAAGCCGACCCGCACAGTCTTGTCGACTCGGCCCATACGGCCGCTTACTATTTGAGCGAGCACGGCGGGACGAAGGCAGACACGACGGACTCGATTCGAAACGCCATCTTCGAGTACAATCGCAGTGAACAGTATGTCAATGATGTGATGTCGTTTTATGAGTCATATCAAACCGATGTGTCTTATTTACCGGATGACAAGGCGTCGGCAACCCAAAGTGTCGCGCGCTACACAATCCGCTACTTGGAATGGTTCGCAGGCTGGGTCTGA
- a CDS encoding CPBP family intramembrane glutamic endopeptidase, with amino-acid sequence MLEQAVFTIILMYLLIVQLFNARLMKPMIETLGRGRVYEQTVKSSWGLSLLLLALVFLFGVPPDMVGLGFAPVERDMSAWKFFFFTTILISVLLAFYLLVKTSSRLRRRLRPYYELEIERLLLPRTDIEAKAWSAVSWTAGVTEEFIFRGVLLYTVSLYLDVSSLTLAFIGGALFGLAHAYQGVRGVLVTGIVGWGLGYLYLAMGVLWPVMVVHALLDLIAGPIHVVDSETD; translated from the coding sequence ATGCTCGAACAGGCCGTCTTTACCATCATTCTCATGTATTTGTTGATCGTTCAATTGTTCAACGCCCGGTTGATGAAGCCGATGATCGAAACGCTCGGTCGTGGACGTGTCTATGAACAGACAGTCAAGTCGTCGTGGGGGCTCAGTCTGCTTTTGCTCGCCCTCGTCTTCTTGTTCGGCGTCCCGCCAGACATGGTCGGTCTCGGATTCGCCCCGGTCGAAAGGGACATGTCCGCTTGGAAGTTTTTCTTTTTCACGACCATCCTCATCTCCGTGCTGCTGGCGTTTTACTTGCTCGTCAAAACCTCGTCTCGGTTACGGCGGCGGTTACGACCGTACTATGAGCTCGAAATCGAGCGGTTGCTCTTGCCGCGGACGGATATTGAGGCGAAGGCGTGGAGCGCTGTCTCGTGGACGGCAGGTGTGACCGAGGAATTCATATTCCGTGGTGTGCTCCTCTACACCGTCAGTCTCTATCTTGACGTCTCATCCTTGACACTCGCCTTCATCGGCGGCGCCTTGTTCGGGTTGGCCCATGCTTATCAAGGCGTCAGGGGCGTTCTGGTCACCGGGATCGTCGGCTGGGGACTCGGCTATTTGTACTTGGCGATGGGGGTATTATGGCCAGTGATGGTCGTCCATGCCTTGCTCGACCTTATCGCTGGACCGATTCACGTCGTCGATTCAGAAACTGACTGA
- a CDS encoding alpha/beta hydrolase, whose product MQKRWKVGLATLFTGYYAISYYAFKRMTRGKRKTPEMLLAPYTKEDQSFYHDVPFEHVSLRSQDGYRLYGRVYRNEGSTKWIVFVHGYTASHSFMAPHLAMFHRLGYNLLAVDLRSHGESEGVYASYGYHEKHDITDWVDWLRANEVVTEVGLHGVSMGAASILQAGPLTDVDFLIAECPFDDMRQLMRHQLNVLHRLPGDLLLPGINYFLWTRAGFRMHQVRPKYDLAAIDAPVLFIHGTKDDFVPTWMSVEMNALNRQNELALIHGAEHTNCILKDQPAYEAAVSQFLNRRRESVQR is encoded by the coding sequence ATGCAGAAGAGATGGAAAGTTGGACTTGCAACACTATTCACCGGCTACTATGCCATCAGTTATTATGCGTTCAAGCGCATGACGCGAGGCAAACGCAAGACACCAGAGATGCTCTTGGCCCCGTATACGAAAGAAGATCAATCGTTTTATCATGACGTGCCGTTCGAGCACGTCTCGCTCCGTTCTCAGGATGGCTATCGGCTGTATGGACGCGTCTACCGCAATGAAGGGTCGACGAAATGGATCGTGTTCGTTCACGGCTATACCGCCTCTCACAGTTTCATGGCCCCACATTTGGCGATGTTCCATCGCCTCGGGTACAACCTCCTCGCTGTCGACTTGAGATCGCACGGTGAGTCCGAGGGCGTATACGCCTCTTATGGTTACCACGAAAAGCATGACATCACCGATTGGGTCGACTGGTTGCGGGCCAATGAAGTGGTCACGGAAGTCGGATTGCACGGTGTCTCGATGGGAGCTGCCTCGATCTTACAGGCCGGACCGTTAACCGACGTCGACTTCTTGATCGCCGAATGTCCGTTTGACGACATGAGACAGCTCATGCGCCATCAGTTGAACGTGTTACACCGGTTGCCCGGGGACCTGCTCTTGCCAGGGATCAACTATTTCTTGTGGACGCGGGCCGGTTTCCGGATGCATCAAGTCCGGCCCAAATACGACCTCGCCGCGATTGACGCGCCCGTCTTGTTCATCCACGGGACGAAAGATGATTTCGTGCCGACGTGGATGTCGGTCGAGATGAACGCGCTCAACCGGCAAAATGAGTTAGCCCTCATCCATGGGGCTGAGCACACAAACTGTATCTTGAAAGATCAACCCGCCTATGAGGCGGCCGTCAGTCAGTTTCTGAATCGACGACGTGAATCGGTCCAGCGATAA
- a CDS encoding ABC transporter ATP-binding protein — protein sequence MKLMNISHAYDGQSVLRGIDLQVDAGECIGIIGPSGSGKSTLLQILGLLKRPVSGQVELEGRDLLGATEEERRLLRLNEIGFVFQQAHLVPYLTVREQLELVQAESESKQDPIRLLDALGLGHRLDQLPGQLSGGERQRVAVARALVNRPRLILADEPTASLDYENGRRVMELLVTEARMSARRVIVITHDERMLDVCDRVLMLQDGLLQPSPRHQNREDRD from the coding sequence ATGAAATTGATGAACATCAGCCACGCCTATGACGGACAATCTGTGTTGCGTGGAATCGATTTGCAGGTCGATGCCGGGGAATGTATCGGCATCATCGGACCGAGCGGCAGCGGGAAAAGTACCTTGCTCCAAATTCTCGGACTATTGAAACGACCGGTCTCGGGACAGGTCGAGCTCGAAGGACGAGACTTGCTCGGTGCCACTGAAGAAGAGCGACGCCTCTTGAGGCTGAACGAAATCGGATTTGTGTTCCAGCAAGCACATCTCGTCCCTTACTTGACGGTCCGGGAACAACTCGAGCTCGTCCAGGCCGAGAGCGAGTCGAAACAAGATCCGATTCGGCTGCTCGACGCGCTCGGTTTGGGGCATCGTCTCGACCAGTTACCAGGGCAACTGTCCGGAGGCGAACGTCAACGTGTCGCGGTCGCTCGGGCCTTGGTCAATCGCCCCCGACTGATTTTGGCCGATGAGCCGACGGCGAGCCTCGATTATGAGAATGGCCGACGGGTGATGGAGTTGCTCGTTACTGAGGCACGGATGAGTGCGCGACGGGTCATCGTTATCACCCATGACGAACGGATGCTCGACGTCTGTGACCGGGTCCTCATGCTTCAGGACGGCCTGCTCCAACCGTCGCCCCGACATCAAAACAGGGAAGACCGCGATTGA
- a CDS encoding ABC transporter permease, producing MNLAFKEMWRQKRKFSLIFVITLLIVLLSTLITGLADGLAYDNGASLRELDTETFQLAEDADGQLTRSFIELPTPETLTPLGVKPLTLVDGTVKQDATLFTLPRDSDIGPALDLAVGEVLVDPSFLGDFKLGDTIQDFTTGYSFTIAGTTDGRYSHAPVMWASMETWEAFQADSGQPEYVSAWLGETETSLATLSKQDVVEAVPGYTAEQGTFTMMRGFLLFIGAFILTAFFYMLTLQKLPELGILKAIGIRPRVIGTALVTQVMATVLVASLSAAALTALVASFVPTDIPFRFDAGHVLLYSVIMFGLSLIGTLLPLWKLRHLDAADALGGTLQ from the coding sequence ATGAATTTAGCATTTAAAGAAATGTGGCGGCAAAAACGAAAATTTTCATTAATTTTTGTCATCACCCTACTCATCGTCTTATTGTCGACGTTGATCACCGGGCTTGCCGATGGGCTCGCCTATGACAACGGGGCCAGTTTGCGTGAACTCGACACCGAGACGTTTCAGTTGGCTGAGGATGCGGACGGGCAACTGACCCGCTCGTTCATCGAACTGCCGACGCCAGAAACACTTACACCGCTCGGGGTCAAACCGTTGACACTCGTCGATGGGACCGTGAAACAGGACGCCACGCTATTCACGTTACCGCGGGATTCTGACATCGGACCCGCCCTCGATCTCGCCGTCGGCGAAGTCCTCGTCGATCCAAGCTTTCTCGGGGACTTTAAACTCGGGGACACGATTCAAGATTTCACGACCGGCTACTCATTCACCATCGCGGGGACGACGGACGGACGTTACAGTCATGCACCCGTCATGTGGGCATCGATGGAGACGTGGGAGGCGTTCCAAGCAGACAGCGGACAACCCGAATACGTCTCGGCCTGGCTCGGAGAAACTGAGACGTCGCTCGCAACGCTCTCCAAACAAGACGTCGTCGAGGCCGTCCCGGGCTATACAGCCGAACAAGGCACGTTCACGATGATGCGCGGCTTCTTATTGTTCATCGGTGCGTTCATCTTGACCGCATTCTTTTATATGTTGACGCTCCAGAAACTGCCAGAACTCGGAATTTTGAAAGCGATCGGGATTCGCCCTCGTGTGATCGGCACGGCGCTCGTCACGCAAGTCATGGCAACGGTGCTCGTCGCGAGCCTGTCGGCAGCCGCCTTGACGGCCCTCGTCGCCTCGTTCGTCCCAACTGATATCCCATTCCGTTTCGATGCGGGACATGTGCTGCTCTACAGTGTGATCATGTTCGGGCTCTCACTCATCGGTACGTTGTTACCGCTTTGGAAACTGCGTCACCTTGACGCCGCCGACGCTTTAGGAGGGACATTACAATGA
- a CDS encoding sensor histidine kinase, whose amino-acid sequence MKTLYTRIVLTVFMILLLSGAIALLVSNVAYYVWWQPSYSEKTEQTAQAALDYFETHTDSEASAFYRLLAQTGYQLLVVRPDGEVDRYGGSFRDEQLDEAVIASVRSGERYDGMRAYPFHLFWLGLFDNEVVNTYGFSLDGEDAVFIRPDLGAQIRELHLFVGLFFALLTGLAFILIALSTSLIVRPVRTLTDATRSVASGARPLDLPTERNDEIGTLARRFSDMVDSLEKSEGERRRFVSSVSHEFQTPLTSIKGYASELAARTEGDALMYAGIIRDETDRLSDLTKQLLLLARLDESNVSLSEQVDVSASIEDVIRRHAFQLDEKGIAVATEIDTSLVVTGDPLLLAQVWTNLLTNAIHASHDGGLITIKAYAADRPTVSIQDAGVGMDEATQARLFERFYKGDISRTGRGTGLGLAIAQDIVRLHGGEMTVESRLGTGSTFYVRF is encoded by the coding sequence ATGAAGACGCTCTATACCCGGATCGTCCTGACCGTGTTCATGATTTTGCTCTTGTCCGGCGCCATCGCCCTTCTCGTCAGCAATGTCGCCTATTACGTCTGGTGGCAGCCGTCCTACAGCGAAAAGACCGAACAGACGGCACAAGCCGCCCTTGACTACTTCGAGACGCATACGGACAGTGAGGCATCGGCCTTTTATCGATTGCTCGCTCAGACGGGCTATCAACTCCTCGTCGTGCGTCCTGACGGTGAGGTCGACCGCTATGGAGGTTCGTTCCGGGACGAGCAACTCGACGAAGCCGTCATCGCCTCGGTCCGGTCCGGCGAACGCTACGACGGGATGCGCGCTTATCCGTTCCACTTGTTTTGGCTCGGCTTGTTCGACAATGAAGTCGTCAACACGTATGGCTTCAGCCTGGACGGGGAAGATGCCGTCTTCATCCGCCCCGACCTTGGCGCCCAAATCCGAGAATTGCACTTGTTCGTCGGCTTGTTCTTTGCACTCCTGACCGGCCTCGCCTTCATCTTGATCGCCCTATCGACAAGCCTGATCGTCCGACCGGTGCGCACATTGACAGATGCGACCCGCTCCGTCGCATCCGGGGCCCGTCCGCTCGATCTCCCGACCGAGCGCAACGATGAGATTGGAACCCTCGCCCGTCGTTTCTCTGACATGGTCGACTCACTGGAGAAATCCGAGGGTGAACGGCGTCGCTTCGTCTCAAGCGTCTCGCACGAATTCCAAACACCGCTCACCTCAATCAAAGGCTACGCCTCGGAACTGGCCGCCCGAACCGAAGGGGACGCCTTGATGTATGCCGGGATCATTCGTGACGAGACGGATCGCCTCTCGGATTTGACAAAACAGTTGCTCCTGCTCGCCCGGCTCGACGAGTCGAACGTGTCGCTCTCCGAACAAGTTGATGTGAGCGCATCGATCGAGGACGTCATTCGTCGCCATGCGTTCCAGCTGGATGAGAAAGGGATCGCCGTCGCGACAGAGATTGACACATCGCTCGTCGTGACCGGCGACCCGCTCTTATTGGCCCAAGTCTGGACCAACTTGTTGACGAACGCGATTCACGCCTCTCATGACGGGGGGCTGATCACCATCAAAGCGTATGCAGCCGATCGTCCGACCGTCTCGATTCAAGATGCCGGCGTCGGAATGGATGAGGCGACGCAGGCACGCCTGTTCGAACGTTTCTATAAAGGAGATATCTCTCGGACCGGGCGGGGCACCGGTCTCGGACTTGCTATTGCCCAAGACATCGTCCGCCTGCATGGCGGTGAGATGACGGTCGAATCCCGTCTCGGGACAGGGAGCACCTTTTACGTCCGGTTTTAG